The following DNA comes from Caulobacter mirabilis.
CTGTCGATCTTCATGAGCTTCCGGAACAACGCCTGCTACGATCGCTGGTGGGAGGCCCGCAAGCTCTGGGGGCGGCTGATCATCGCCAGTCGGGCCTTCGCCCGTCAGACCCGCCGGTTGGCGCCCGAGGCGCGGGAGCCGCTGCTGCTCGGGCTGGCCGCCTTCGCCGGCGGGTTGGCGGCGCGGCTGCGGGACCAGGACGAGCCGGCCGCGATCGCGCGCTGGCGGCCCGGCGAGGCGCTCGCCCCGGCGCCGAACCCGACCGATGCGGTCCTGTCGCAAGTCGGCGCCGACTGCGCCCGGCTCGCCGATCAGGGCGCCATGACGCCCGTCCATCTCGCCACGCTGGAGCTCCAGCTCACCGAGCTGAGCCATGTCCAGGCCGGCTGTGAGCGGATCAGGACGACGCCGCTGCCGTTCGCCTATTCGCTGCTGCTGCACCGGACGGCGCATCTGTTCTGCCTGTTGCTGCCGTTCGCCCTGGCGCATGCCCTGGGCTGGTGGACGCCGCTGCTGGTCCTGGTCGTCGGCTACACCTTCTTCGGCCTCGACGCCCTGGGCGACCAGCTGGAGGACCCGTTCGGCCTGGAGGACAACGACCTGCCGCTGGACGCCCTGGTCCGGACGGTGGAGCGCGACCTGCTGTTCTCGCTGGGCCGCGAAGACCTGCCGCCGCTGCTGGAGCCGGTCGGCTACAGACTGTCCTGACGACGGAGGCTTCAAACCCGCGGTGCTTGGCGCCGGACGCCGAGCCTGTAGTCTGACCGAAACGGTCCAGGAGGATGGGGTGGCGGTCACCGGCATCGGCGGCGTCTT
Coding sequences within:
- a CDS encoding bestrophin family protein, giving the protein MIVGRWAGLFEVAFARQGSILPRIAVRLAVLGAISIVAVLAAERLPHVFERVNALPFTLLGLALSIFMSFRNNACYDRWWEARKLWGRLIIASRAFARQTRRLAPEAREPLLLGLAAFAGGLAARLRDQDEPAAIARWRPGEALAPAPNPTDAVLSQVGADCARLADQGAMTPVHLATLELQLTELSHVQAGCERIRTTPLPFAYSLLLHRTAHLFCLLLPFALAHALGWWTPLLVLVVGYTFFGLDALGDQLEDPFGLEDNDLPLDALVRTVERDLLFSLGREDLPPLLEPVGYRLS